In Arthrobacter alpinus, a single window of DNA contains:
- a CDS encoding ABC-F family ATP-binding cassette domain-containing protein codes for MSLIRLNDVSVRFDKVQVLREAFFKLEAGDRVGMIGRNGSGKSTLLKLVMDQVEPDSGTVAVELGTKIGYFSQFSELNGASSIIEVLEEVFAHVLEIEAELALIDAALAVDQPEAEMDRLIHRQSELFADMDRLDGWDYQRSIDKVLTTLGFNEAHRVCPIDDLSGGWRNRAALAKILLEAPDVLLLDEPTNYLDVAGVEWLEAWFKNFKGAAIIVSHDRKFLDAVVTRIIELENFHLHEYPGNFAEYVVAKQFRLKTLESQFVHESELLAFEAEGISDRREAAKAATKGLDSKLSKIKKSRAPRPVDKIITEIYGGLHVKDVLCRVESLTKSYGDRTLFGDLSFEIRRGNRIVVLGSNGSGKSTLLRALTGEEPADSGYVTWAKGGGLVSYNQVLDELDPDDTVTHAVNAMPDSLALTATKKSVNRFLAMFQFSEADLKQRIGNLSGGQRARVAMAQCLLSGASVLVLDEPTNHLDMSSTQVMERALLHFPGAVLVVSHDRFFTDKIANRKLVFNADNPGVVAVTGG; via the coding sequence ATGAGCTTGATCCGCCTCAATGACGTTTCCGTGCGCTTCGATAAGGTGCAGGTGCTCCGGGAGGCGTTCTTTAAACTTGAGGCTGGAGACCGGGTTGGCATGATCGGGCGCAATGGTTCAGGTAAGTCCACGCTCCTGAAACTGGTCATGGACCAGGTGGAACCCGATTCCGGCACAGTCGCCGTGGAATTGGGCACCAAGATTGGCTATTTCTCCCAGTTCTCCGAGCTCAACGGGGCATCCTCCATCATTGAGGTGCTCGAAGAAGTGTTTGCGCACGTCTTGGAGATAGAAGCCGAGCTGGCACTGATCGATGCCGCGCTCGCCGTCGATCAGCCCGAGGCGGAGATGGACCGACTCATCCACCGCCAGTCCGAACTCTTTGCGGACATGGACCGGCTGGACGGCTGGGACTACCAGCGCTCCATCGACAAGGTACTCACCACGCTGGGCTTCAACGAGGCACACCGCGTCTGCCCCATCGACGATCTATCGGGCGGCTGGCGTAACCGTGCTGCCCTTGCGAAGATCCTGCTCGAAGCCCCCGACGTTCTGCTCCTGGATGAGCCCACCAACTACCTTGACGTGGCCGGTGTGGAATGGCTGGAGGCGTGGTTCAAGAACTTCAAGGGTGCGGCCATCATCGTCTCGCACGATCGCAAGTTCCTGGACGCCGTCGTCACCCGGATCATCGAGCTGGAAAACTTCCACCTGCACGAGTACCCGGGCAACTTTGCTGAGTATGTGGTGGCCAAGCAGTTCCGGCTCAAGACGCTCGAAAGCCAGTTCGTGCACGAGTCGGAGCTGTTGGCCTTTGAAGCCGAGGGCATCTCCGACCGGCGCGAGGCTGCGAAAGCCGCGACGAAGGGTCTGGATTCCAAGCTTTCAAAGATCAAGAAGTCCCGCGCACCGCGGCCCGTTGACAAGATCATCACCGAAATTTATGGCGGCCTTCACGTCAAGGACGTGCTGTGCCGGGTGGAGTCACTGACCAAGTCATATGGGGACCGGACACTTTTCGGTGATCTGAGCTTTGAAATTCGTCGAGGCAACCGGATTGTGGTTCTAGGTTCCAACGGTTCCGGCAAGTCAACCCTGCTGCGTGCCCTGACGGGGGAGGAGCCAGCAGATTCCGGTTACGTCACCTGGGCAAAGGGCGGCGGACTGGTCTCCTACAACCAGGTCCTGGATGAGTTGGATCCCGACGACACCGTCACACACGCCGTCAACGCCATGCCTGACAGTCTGGCCCTGACGGCCACGAAGAAGTCGGTCAACAGATTCCTGGCCATGTTCCAATTCTCCGAGGCCGATCTGAAGCAGCGCATCGGCAACCTGTCAGGTGGCCAGCGCGCCCGCGTAGCCATGGCCCAGTGCCTGCTGTCGGGCGCCTCCGTTCTGGTACTCGATGAGCCCACCAACCACCTGGACATGTCCAGCACCCAGGTCATGGAACGGGCCCTCCTGCACTTCCCTGGCGCCGTGCTCGTTGTCAGCCACGATAGGTTCTTTACCGACAAGATTGCCAACCGCAAGCTGGTGTTCAACGCCGACAACCCCGGCGTGGTGGCCGTTACAGGCGGCTAA
- a CDS encoding HNH endonuclease signature motif containing protein, with amino-acid sequence MSSRECFPEDRGDPATQDVAGLLAGITLPSIEPFGPDNPALAGLSGLVPFPVPVLEPLTRLVVAQGVYDAGMVALSAMKGLEDALAACKASLMDRIMGAASVEAAAMELDPWQSGMAETSAISNMALVLRIPEVTAAALVHHSIDLLRHRPGTFRALESGVLSWRHACIVMNEITTLHETPGITEEDVARFEARLLGLAVGTTAAGFASKARRARESLFPASMSIRTKKAFAQRRMSCESGRDGMSWMTFYLPTVAAESIMARCTRIARAIKDDARRQHRAANHARRNEAGPSATGEVGTREDLLEHRTLGQLRVDVAAQLLMGQDLPANTYTTPTSTDHDTSSADTFNPSNETAGGRVFRSGSHDGAGQGFSGQDTGGVSFGGVTLIDEEPGWAHKDPEQPTGWKPVPGGGCDANNAPGGANGAWCGGSNVASPAADPPAPPDEPSGHWPGEPVAKPLRGQPPDEPEAPCYQPDVDELLVGEVMGDDSGFVDGVIDGIVEDPGRDYLNQLKELRDGGMVAGPPLPETIVLVTVPFLGLLDLTDEPGELVGPGGGPVPADIARKLLAGSSTFLRVLTDPVTGEMLPLSPERYTLREAEREVLRAMAGSCYYPNCPNPIMDTEFDHLMPFERGGKTTLENVRPACKKHHGLKHFKDDKDKHGVYRRFREPQREGIRIRGWTPKMTPDGRVGWITPTGAYEPPPAEQAQPTKYPRWLKKRITWQRITRLRKDAEHNEGQPRWMI; translated from the coding sequence ATGAGTAGTCGGGAGTGTTTCCCCGAGGACCGGGGCGATCCAGCCACACAGGATGTGGCTGGACTGCTCGCTGGAATTACTCTTCCTTCCATTGAACCCTTTGGCCCTGACAATCCCGCCCTGGCGGGATTGTCGGGGCTGGTTCCGTTCCCAGTGCCGGTTCTTGAGCCGTTGACCCGGTTGGTGGTCGCCCAGGGTGTGTACGACGCCGGGATGGTCGCGTTATCCGCGATGAAGGGCCTGGAGGATGCTCTTGCCGCGTGCAAGGCATCGTTGATGGATCGCATCATGGGCGCGGCCTCGGTCGAGGCTGCTGCCATGGAGCTGGATCCCTGGCAGTCAGGCATGGCCGAGACCAGCGCGATATCGAACATGGCGTTGGTTTTACGCATCCCTGAGGTCACGGCCGCGGCGTTGGTGCATCACAGTATTGATCTGTTGCGGCACCGCCCGGGCACCTTTAGGGCGTTGGAATCCGGCGTGTTGTCCTGGCGGCACGCGTGCATCGTGATGAATGAAATCACCACCCTGCATGAAACCCCGGGCATCACCGAGGAGGATGTGGCCAGGTTCGAGGCCAGGTTGTTGGGGTTGGCGGTGGGGACCACGGCGGCCGGGTTCGCATCCAAAGCACGCAGGGCCCGGGAATCATTGTTTCCGGCGTCTATGAGCATCCGGACGAAGAAAGCTTTCGCCCAGCGAAGGATGAGTTGCGAGTCAGGCCGGGATGGGATGTCATGGATGACGTTTTATCTACCCACGGTCGCGGCGGAATCGATCATGGCCCGGTGTACGAGGATCGCCAGGGCGATCAAGGACGACGCCCGCCGCCAACACCGCGCCGCAAACCACGCGAGAAGAAATGAAGCAGGTCCAAGCGCCACAGGGGAAGTGGGAACCAGGGAGGATTTGCTGGAGCACCGGACTCTAGGTCAGCTCCGTGTTGATGTTGCGGCCCAGTTGCTGATGGGCCAAGACCTACCGGCTAATACTTACACCACCCCCACCTCCACGGACCACGACACTTCCAGCGCCGATACGTTCAATCCATCGAACGAGACAGCTGGCGGGCGTGTCTTCCGCAGCGGTAGTCATGACGGCGCCGGTCAAGGCTTCAGTGGGCAGGACACAGGTGGTGTGAGCTTCGGCGGGGTGACGCTAATTGATGAAGAACCCGGCTGGGCGCACAAGGACCCCGAGCAACCGACCGGATGGAAGCCCGTCCCGGGTGGCGGTTGCGACGCGAACAATGCCCCTGGCGGCGCGAATGGTGCCTGGTGTGGTGGCTCGAATGTGGCCAGCCCTGCTGCTGATCCACCTGCACCGCCCGACGAACCGTCGGGCCACTGGCCCGGCGAGCCCGTGGCCAAGCCTCTGCGCGGGCAGCCACCCGATGAGCCCGAGGCCCCCTGCTACCAGCCCGATGTGGATGAGCTGCTGGTTGGCGAGGTGATGGGGGATGATTCCGGGTTTGTGGACGGGGTCATTGACGGGATTGTGGAGGATCCCGGGCGGGACTACCTGAACCAGCTCAAGGAACTGAGGGATGGTGGTATGGTGGCGGGTCCGCCACTGCCGGAAACGATCGTGCTGGTGACGGTCCCGTTCTTAGGATTGTTGGACCTCACCGATGAACCAGGAGAACTCGTTGGCCCTGGGGGTGGGCCGGTCCCTGCCGATATTGCCAGGAAGCTCTTGGCTGGTTCCTCGACGTTCCTGCGGGTGCTGACGGATCCGGTGACCGGTGAAATGCTGCCTTTGAGTCCGGAGCGGTACACGCTTCGAGAGGCGGAGCGTGAGGTGTTGCGGGCCATGGCGGGGAGTTGTTATTACCCGAACTGTCCGAATCCAATCATGGATACCGAGTTCGATCACCTAATGCCCTTTGAACGAGGTGGGAAGACCACGCTGGAGAATGTGCGCCCGGCGTGTAAGAAGCATCATGGGCTGAAGCACTTCAAGGATGACAAGGACAAGCACGGTGTTTATCGCCGATTCAGGGAACCCCAGCGGGAAGGGATCCGGATTCGTGGTTGGACCCCTAAAATGACCCCGGACGGCCGGGTCGGATGGATCACCCCGACCGGAGCCTACGAACCACCCCCGGCAGAACAAGCCCAGCCAACGAAATACCCTAGATGGCTGAAGAAACGCATCACCTGGCAACGCATCACGAGGCTGCGCAAAGACGCCGAGCACAACGAGGGCCAGCCCCGGTGGATGATTTAG
- a CDS encoding MMPL family transporter, producing the protein MKNTDWSPKRWLRIALPAVLIIVWLMAAGLGGPTFGKISDVSTNDQASFLPASAESTVAREWQLKFVDSNVIPAVVLLTSEEALTQEQLGEIAGLSKKLGGVGGVQEPEAPATTSIAGPIPSEDNKAVEFLVPIAATGEIKEVVGELRETLAASTPAGLSVYVTGPAGLTADLVSAFGGIDGVLLLVALVAVFIILLIVYRSVVLPLLVLFTSVFALCASILVVYYMASWDWIKLSGQSQGILSILVIGAATDYSLLFVARFREALHQVDSKWAALGRAYRGAWEPIVASGSTVILAMLCLLFSDLNSNRSLGPIAAIGILFSLLAALTCLPALLVAFGRGSFWPFMPKVESGRNHKHHADDTAGMTEETAADIGRGLAGVGGIWRRIGLLIARKPRMTWVVTLVILLAASSGILQLQANGVSQTEVILGQSNAVDGQRALAEHFDGGSGSPVLIVADQASQDQVLAAVEGTEGITEASVYKGGGRPDPAAEPVVKDGRVLINATLKDQADSESAEQVVVELRNQLPAIDSSVLVGGVSAIALDTNVTAQSDLFKIVPLVLLVIFLVLIVLLRSIVAPLLLIVTVVLSYVATMGVSALVFNHVFGFPGADATVPLFGFVFLVALGVDYNIFLMTRVREESLLLGTHAGVLRGLGKTGGVITSAGVVLAATFAALGIIPLLFLAQLAFIVAFGVLLDTVIVRTLLVPALSYDLGDRVWWPAKSTKFGQGSSVPATAPEPFESAQR; encoded by the coding sequence ATGAAGAACACCGACTGGTCTCCCAAACGCTGGCTCCGAATAGCTCTTCCCGCGGTCTTGATAATTGTCTGGCTCATGGCGGCAGGTCTTGGCGGACCCACCTTTGGCAAGATCTCCGACGTTTCCACCAACGACCAAGCCAGCTTCCTGCCTGCCAGTGCGGAATCCACGGTGGCACGTGAGTGGCAGCTGAAGTTCGTGGACAGTAACGTAATCCCGGCCGTGGTGCTGCTAACGAGCGAGGAAGCACTGACGCAGGAACAGTTGGGCGAAATCGCTGGCCTGTCGAAGAAGCTGGGAGGGGTTGGCGGCGTACAGGAACCGGAGGCACCAGCCACGACCAGCATTGCCGGCCCGATTCCCTCCGAGGACAACAAGGCCGTGGAGTTCCTGGTCCCCATCGCTGCGACAGGTGAGATCAAGGAGGTCGTGGGTGAACTTCGGGAGACCTTAGCGGCCTCCACCCCGGCAGGTTTGAGCGTCTACGTGACCGGCCCCGCTGGACTCACCGCCGATCTGGTCAGCGCCTTTGGCGGGATCGACGGTGTGCTGCTGCTAGTAGCCCTAGTGGCGGTTTTCATTATCTTGTTGATTGTCTACCGCTCTGTGGTGTTGCCACTTTTGGTCCTGTTTACCTCGGTGTTTGCCCTATGCGCCTCTATTCTTGTGGTCTACTACATGGCCAGTTGGGACTGGATCAAGCTCAGTGGGCAAAGCCAGGGCATACTTTCCATCCTGGTCATTGGTGCCGCCACCGACTACTCCTTGCTGTTCGTTGCGCGTTTCCGTGAAGCCTTGCATCAGGTCGATTCCAAGTGGGCCGCTCTGGGCCGGGCATATCGTGGCGCGTGGGAACCCATCGTGGCTTCGGGTTCCACGGTCATCTTGGCCATGCTCTGCCTTTTGTTCTCAGATTTGAATTCCAACCGCAGTCTCGGCCCGATTGCGGCCATCGGCATCCTCTTCTCCCTGCTTGCCGCGCTCACCTGCCTACCTGCTCTCCTCGTCGCCTTTGGCCGGGGATCTTTCTGGCCCTTCATGCCCAAGGTCGAATCCGGGCGCAACCACAAGCACCATGCCGACGACACGGCTGGCATGACCGAGGAAACGGCCGCCGACATTGGACGCGGCCTGGCCGGAGTGGGTGGTATTTGGCGACGCATCGGCCTGCTGATTGCCCGGAAACCACGCATGACCTGGGTAGTCACCCTAGTGATCCTGCTCGCCGCAAGCTCAGGAATCCTCCAGTTGCAGGCCAACGGGGTGTCACAAACGGAGGTCATTCTTGGCCAGAGCAACGCGGTCGACGGCCAGCGCGCACTTGCCGAACACTTTGACGGAGGCAGCGGCAGCCCTGTCCTCATCGTTGCGGACCAGGCGAGCCAAGACCAGGTTCTGGCCGCGGTCGAAGGCACCGAAGGCATTACCGAGGCCAGTGTTTACAAGGGAGGCGGCCGCCCGGACCCTGCTGCCGAACCCGTGGTCAAGGACGGCCGCGTGCTGATCAATGCCACACTCAAGGACCAGGCTGACTCCGAGTCCGCCGAACAGGTGGTTGTTGAACTCCGCAATCAATTGCCAGCCATCGATTCAAGTGTCCTGGTGGGCGGGGTTTCCGCAATCGCGTTGGATACCAATGTCACGGCACAAAGTGACTTGTTCAAGATTGTGCCGCTGGTTTTGCTGGTCATTTTCCTGGTCTTGATCGTCCTGCTGCGCTCCATTGTTGCCCCGCTGCTGTTGATTGTCACCGTGGTGCTGTCCTATGTAGCCACGATGGGCGTCTCGGCATTGGTGTTCAACCACGTGTTTGGCTTCCCCGGGGCCGACGCCACGGTTCCGTTGTTTGGCTTCGTTTTCCTCGTGGCCCTTGGCGTGGACTACAACATTTTCCTCATGACTCGGGTTCGTGAGGAGTCCCTGCTGTTGGGTACGCATGCAGGGGTTTTGCGTGGCTTGGGAAAGACGGGCGGGGTCATCACCTCGGCTGGCGTGGTGCTGGCGGCAACCTTCGCAGCACTTGGCATCATCCCGTTGCTGTTCTTGGCTCAGTTGGCGTTCATCGTGGCGTTTGGCGTACTGCTGGACACCGTGATTGTCCGAACCTTGCTGGTTCCGGCGCTTAGCTACGACCTCGGCGACCGTGTGTGGTGGCCAGCCAAGTCAACAAAGTTCGGACAAGGTTCGTCAGTTCCGGCCACCGCTCCCGAGCCGTTTGAGTCAGCCCAGCGCTAG
- a CDS encoding MarR family winged helix-turn-helix transcriptional regulator, producing MKSPHPNAQLFVSMREFTLESDRYVDKVASLHGLHRTDLNALGLLIRPTRQGSGMTPGRLGDALNLSSPATTALVDRLERSGHVTRHRSESDRRQVDLAMTDTARGVGRQLFAPLAAEMGAALANYTPAELALVQRFLDEMTTATAVAAAHLKGPEDVNEAG from the coding sequence ATGAAGTCTCCACACCCCAATGCGCAACTTTTCGTAAGCATGCGCGAATTCACTCTTGAGTCTGACCGCTATGTCGATAAAGTCGCCTCCCTGCACGGCCTGCACCGGACTGATCTCAACGCCTTGGGTCTGTTGATCCGTCCCACCCGCCAAGGCAGCGGGATGACACCGGGACGTCTGGGAGATGCCCTGAATCTCAGCTCACCGGCAACCACCGCCCTCGTCGACAGGCTTGAGAGATCCGGCCACGTCACCCGTCACCGGAGCGAAAGTGACAGACGGCAGGTAGACCTTGCCATGACCGACACGGCACGCGGTGTGGGCCGTCAACTGTTTGCGCCGCTGGCGGCCGAGATGGGCGCTGCGCTTGCGAACTACACTCCCGCCGAACTGGCCCTGGTTCAGCGATTTCTTGACGAAATGACCACGGCTACGGCCGTGGCCGCGGCCCATCTTAAAGGGCCAGAGGATGTGAACGAGGCCGGATAG
- a CDS encoding penicillin-binding transpeptidase domain-containing protein codes for MFRRVTVLLLAFSLVLGGAACSAPDDGTSTADALAKALSSHTVGDLSFDTPVAEVQKELTELAEGIDPVWPAVTVSGVEVTDDTARVSLNYSWALPHLEKPWTYATSADMLRKGNSWTVTWSPTMIQPELAAGERLAIDTQYGKRASILSANGEAIVKDLPVRTVGINKDGLTPEAAKSSAEALATLLDVDVAAYLAKVEAYGPVAFVDALTLREEAFKALDQEKLKAINGVLATPGTLPLAPSRTFAAALLGTVHEATAEDIEKSEGKVVSGQIVGSGGLQAAFDAQLAGTPGVTITAVAAAPASTGTAAPTDDAGTEDATPKSPAKVLFSGAPVDGKDVKTTLVPGLQSAAEDALGSVKTPSSIVVMRPSTGAILASANGPDSNGYNTAFLGQYAPGSTFKIATSLGLFRLGMNPASTVSCTDQYTADGKKFLNAPGYAVEATGEVPLTTAVAHSCNTAFVSQFEKLGQDKLAEAAGALGIGMTNDLGLDAFTGVVPRDSAGTEHAASMIGQGKILVSPLAMASLMSSVVKGSVVAPVLIDGRDGKVKPAEGAALTAKEAADLRVLMRAVVTDGYLDNLADLPGAEAIGKTGTAEYGNDTPPRTHSWVIAAQGDIAVAVFVEDGDLGAVTGGPLAKTMLAAAAG; via the coding sequence ATGTTTCGCCGTGTCACAGTTCTTTTGCTTGCCTTCAGCCTGGTTCTCGGCGGTGCTGCCTGCTCGGCTCCTGATGATGGAACCTCAACCGCGGATGCGCTAGCTAAAGCGCTCTCATCCCACACTGTGGGAGATCTCAGTTTTGATACACCAGTGGCCGAGGTTCAAAAGGAACTGACCGAATTGGCAGAGGGCATCGACCCCGTATGGCCGGCCGTGACCGTGAGCGGAGTCGAGGTAACTGATGACACCGCCCGCGTGTCCTTGAACTATTCCTGGGCGCTTCCACATCTCGAGAAGCCGTGGACCTACGCTACAAGTGCCGACATGTTGCGCAAAGGCAATTCCTGGACCGTCACATGGTCTCCGACGATGATCCAACCCGAGCTCGCTGCCGGTGAACGCCTCGCTATCGACACCCAGTATGGGAAGCGCGCCAGCATCCTTTCGGCCAATGGCGAGGCCATCGTGAAAGATCTCCCCGTGAGAACCGTAGGCATCAACAAGGATGGCCTTACTCCCGAAGCGGCGAAAAGCTCTGCCGAGGCCCTGGCGACCCTGCTCGATGTTGATGTCGCCGCTTATCTAGCCAAGGTTGAGGCCTATGGTCCAGTGGCTTTTGTTGACGCACTCACCTTGCGGGAAGAAGCCTTTAAGGCGCTGGATCAGGAAAAGCTCAAGGCGATCAACGGCGTTCTGGCGACACCGGGAACCCTGCCGCTGGCCCCCTCCCGCACCTTCGCCGCGGCTCTCTTGGGCACAGTTCATGAGGCCACAGCCGAGGACATCGAAAAGTCCGAGGGCAAGGTGGTTTCGGGCCAGATTGTAGGATCTGGTGGACTCCAAGCGGCCTTCGACGCCCAGCTGGCGGGCACGCCCGGGGTCACCATCACCGCCGTCGCAGCTGCGCCGGCGAGTACCGGCACCGCTGCTCCCACGGACGACGCCGGAACCGAGGATGCCACGCCCAAGTCACCCGCCAAGGTACTCTTTTCCGGCGCACCCGTTGACGGCAAGGACGTGAAAACCACTCTTGTGCCCGGGCTGCAAAGCGCGGCCGAGGATGCACTGGGCAGTGTGAAGACGCCCAGCTCGATCGTGGTCATGCGTCCGTCCACGGGTGCCATTCTGGCCTCGGCCAACGGTCCGGACAGCAACGGCTACAACACCGCGTTCCTGGGTCAGTATGCGCCCGGGTCCACCTTCAAGATCGCCACCTCGCTTGGACTGTTCCGCTTGGGCATGAACCCGGCCTCCACCGTGAGCTGCACCGACCAGTACACGGCGGATGGAAAGAAGTTTCTTAATGCACCGGGCTACGCGGTCGAGGCAACGGGGGAGGTGCCGCTGACAACGGCCGTGGCACATTCCTGCAATACGGCCTTTGTGAGCCAATTTGAAAAGCTGGGCCAGGACAAGCTGGCGGAAGCGGCAGGTGCACTCGGCATCGGCATGACCAACGATCTTGGCCTGGATGCCTTTACCGGAGTGGTGCCACGCGATTCCGCCGGCACCGAGCACGCGGCCTCCATGATTGGCCAGGGCAAGATCCTTGTTTCACCGCTCGCAATGGCCTCCCTGATGTCAAGCGTGGTCAAGGGATCTGTGGTGGCTCCGGTCCTGATCGACGGGCGCGACGGAAAGGTCAAACCCGCCGAGGGTGCGGCGTTGACGGCCAAGGAAGCCGCGGACCTGCGTGTCCTCATGCGCGCCGTCGTTACGGACGGATACCTGGACAACTTGGCTGATCTGCCCGGTGCTGAGGCCATCGGCAAGACCGGTACCGCCGAATACGGCAATGACACCCCGCCACGCACACACTCGTGGGTCATTGCGGCCCAGGGCGACATTGCGGTGGCCGTATTCGTTGAAGACGGCGATCTGGGAGCCGTCACGGGCGGACCGTTGGCGAAGACCATGCTGGCCGCCGCTGCAGGCTAG